GTTTCTGGGGGATTCACTCAGGCATCACCATGTTACtctaaaaaatattctttgttttatcttctaaTCTATATGTGGTGAGTAATCATAGTGTGAGAACTTcagtgacatttttaaaatagcagctttattgagatataattcacatgccataaaattcacctctCTTTTAAGGTGTGCAAATacgtgatttttagtatatttggaGTTATATAACCATCATCATTggctaattccagaacattttcatcaccccagaaagaaacccagtGCCCATTAGAAGTCACTCCCTATTGTCTCCTTgctccagcccctgacaaccactaaatctactctctgtctctgaatttgcctattctggacatatCGTATAAATAGAATAATTCAGTATATAGTCTTTTGTGTGTGATTGCCTTATTTcatttggcataatgttttcaaggtttatccatgttataTGAATGAAGTATTAGTactttatttttatggctgaataatatttcattgtagggacataccacattttgtttatccgttcatctgttgatggacattttgatGGTTTCCACTCTTGGCTTTTGGGAATAGTGCTGTTACGAACAATTGTGTGTAGTTTTTTGTGAGGACATTGTTTTCGTGGGTATATgcataggagtggaatttctgggtcatatggggactatgtttaaacttttgaggaactgtcagactgttttccaaagtggctgcaccatgttACAGCCCCATCCGCGCTGCGTGCGGCTTCCactgtctccacatccttgccaactcttatctgtctttttgattctatACATCCTTGTAGGTGTGCAGTGGTctcttgttgtggttttttttttcttttggttttgatgtgtatttccctaattactaatgGTGTCGAgtaccttatatattttgaatactgAATTTATATTCCTTTTGTGTATGGAGACTTTATTGGGccagaagaaatagagatttCCATTATAAAGTTTTACCTTGTTCTGTTTGCTTGGTGACTTTTTTATTGGCAACAACAAATATTCAGTAAACTCCTTTCTGTGTGCAGGATACTATTAGCAATATGATTGAGAAACACCTCCATAGGGAATGCCTGAGccgtcaaaacaaaacaaagcaaaacacctCCATCTTCTTTCAGTGGTTTTCCTATTATTCCCTACTTCATTGATTGATTCAGAAAACttgttttgaatttcaaattgtTGCCGTTTTAGGCTTTGCTGGGAATTTTCTATTTGATCAGTGTGAAGCTCTGATAAATGTATGGTACTGTGCCCTCTATGCTCAAAGCACCCACTAATAACAAAAGAGGAGATGGAGGCTCCAAGCGCCATTTGTGCGGGCTAGTGGAACCTTATCTGCTTTGTTCTCTGATTGCTCCCTTCAACTTTGACTGCCCGAGGTCTCCATGGGGGATTTGGCCACAGTCTTGGGGCTAGTCCCCTCTCTATCCAGAGAAGAGTCAGACCTAGAGGCCTAGACAGATAGCGTGAAACTTCCTATAACTGTCGTATTTGCCCTTGTATGATAACACAAACTCAATTTTTCAGCTGAAAATTCATCAAAACCAGTAAAACACATATAACCCTTGGACCTACGATCCAGAAAGCTTTCATTGACTGTGATGGTGGTGGCTACAGAAGTGGGAGGGTAGTAGCCCTTAGTGTCATGGTTTAGAGTAGATTCTGGTGTCACTCGTTCATGGTCTGGAATTGCCATGTAATAGCTGTGTAATCTTGTACAGATTTCTTATACTCTCgaagcctctatttcctcatctgtaaaatggggttaattaGCTTTTAAGGTTGTTataagtattaaataaaataatgcatttataATGCTTACTCTGGTTCCTGGTACTCCATAAATGTTAGGTGCTGGTGTTATTATTACACAGTCAAACCACATTCTTGTTTTTTCACTGTAatatttctgctatttttttccctgtattttttttctatgttcCAAGTATTCTACATTACTTTggtaattaaaaagcaaaagctccataaagattttattaaaaaaggaaagaaatttccaGTTGTTCTTGAGAGTAAAACTTAAAGAGACCAGTGTTTATAGGCAGCTGGGGTTGGTTAGCCttagtttttttaataaattgtgatttttacttttcttctttctccccaaagacccccagtccatagttgtatattctagttgtaggtccttctggctctgctatgtgggacgccgcctcagcatggcttgatgagcggtgccatgtccacccccaggatctgaaccggtgaaccctgggctgctgaagcagagcgggtgaacttacccactaggccacgggccagccccagcctcagtttTTGGTGGAGGAAGCCAGTTGCACAGTTGGATTTTGCCCTCAGTTAGAAGCAGCAGTCTTTGTCCAGTGCTGTTTTCTCGCTGTCCTGTTCGTGCTATTGCTCAGGTGTCTTTCTGGGCCCAGCAGCTGGCTCACGGGTGAAAATGGGCTTCTTGACTTGTGCATTTCCAGGCTTCTCTTGTGTTGTTTGAAACTGAAAGGCTTGGGGACGACCAGAGgcactttgttttttccattctgaAACTCTTGTCTTGGCATGGTGggcctctttcttcccttttccccctcttttttacTCTTAATGTGTCTCTAACCTTGAACGTGCACACAGACATTGTTTAGCTTTGGTGTTTTAGGGTGAACGCCGAAGGTTTTTTCTCCTGTCCTGGGTGAGTTTTGTTTTgtataataaactttttttttggggggggaagattagccctgagctaacatatgctgccaatcctcctcttttttttttcttttgctgaggaagactggccctgagctaacattgtgcccatcttcctctactttatatgtgggatgcctgccatagcatggcttgacaagtggtgtgtaggtctgcacccggcatgcaaacccctggctgccaaagcagagtgtgcgaacttaaccactgtgccaccagacccaCCCTTTGTATAACAAGTATTTTTTTCAAGTGTGCAAAtgaaatttttgtaaattgaGCTATACTTTAAGGTATTATTAAGGAACCATGAAGTGAATCCTTGTGCAATTTGCACTGTAAAATCTAAATTTGAATGTCTAGATTTCTTAATAAGTTTTCCTGCATTTAAAATACAATCTGTTCATTATAATTTGGTAGTGATTTAAGAGCATAGAATATGTAGTgagactgggttcaaatccaggctctacCACTTTAGCCTAGCTTCATAAGCAGAGGCATAGCCCTTGTAAAATGAGGAGAAGGATAGGCCCTGTCTCTAAGAGCTGTTGAGAAAATCGAGAGAGTCAGTACATAAAAGTTGCGTAGAATCGTGCATGGCACCTTGTAAGCGCTTCTTAAATGTTGGGGGCTGTTGTTCGTGTTGAGCACAGGATCCATTAAGGGCATTGTGCTAGATAATAGAGACCTTCAGAGGGTCTAACCCCAGTTGCTGCCCACTGCTCGCAAGAGGCTTGTGATATTGTTGGGGACGTGTTTAGAGAAAGATTAAAGCTACATGTGGTCACATGTGCTTGGCATCAGTTGATAGAGTGAGAAGTTACGTAAGAGTTCGGAGGAAGGAACAGGCGGGCCTTCGGGGAAGTTTCCTAGAGGAGATGGCTGAGCTCTGCCCGAGTCACCAGTGAAGAATTCTAGAAAGGGAGATGGCCTGaggggagagaagcaggaggagtgGCAAGGGTGTGCATTTGGCCTGGTGTGTGGGGTAGGAGATGGGGGGCGTGCTTTCGAATTAATTTCTAGAAGTCATCTGGGAGCAGAGATTGATTAAATCGTGTAAGATTAGGAAGCCTTGGTCTTCCTGAGCCGGGATCATCCCGTCCACCCTAAGTGCTAGATTGCTCTGCTCCTTGCTGTGCTGGAGTGAGGAGGAAAGGCATTGGGTGGGAACTGAGTGGGGGAGGAGCAGCCACCTGGGTTCACACTTCCTTTCTCTGACATATCTTTGCAGTATGACTTCTCCTTGGAAAAGAAAACCATTGAGTGGGCTGAAGATATTAAGAAAATCCAAGAAGCCCAGCGGGAAGCAGAGCGCAAGGCTGAGGAAGCAGAAGCTAAAATGAATTCCAAGAGTGGCCCAGAGGGCGATAGCAAAATGAGCTTCTCCAAGACTCACAGTACAGCCACAATGCCACCTCCTATTAACCCCATCCTTGCCAGCTTACAGCACAACAGCATCCTCACCCCGACTCGGGTTAGCAGCAGTGCCACGAAACAGAAGGTCCTCAGCCCACCCCACACAAAGGCAGATTTCAATCCTGCCGACTTTGAGTGTGAAGAAGACCCTTTTGATAACCTGGAGTTAAAAACTATTGATGAGAAGGAAGAGCTGAGGAACATCCTGGTAGGAACCACTGGACCCATTATGGCTCAGTTATTGGACAGTAACTTGCCCAGAGGAGGCTCTGGGTCTGTGTTACAGGATGAGGAGGTCCTGGCCTCCCTGGAGCGGGCAACCCTAGATTTCAAGCCTCTTCACAAACCCAATGGCTTTATAACCTTACCACAGTTGGGCAACTGTGAAAAGATGTcgctgtcttccaaagtgtccCTCCCCCCCATCCCTGCAGTGAGCAATATCAAGTCTCTGTCCTTCCCCAAACTTGACTCTGACGACAGCAGTCAGAAGACAGCCAAGCTGGCAAGCACTTTCCATAGCACATCCTGCCTCCGCAGTGGCACGTTCCAGAATTCCCTAAAGCCTTCCACCCAAAGCAGTGCCACTGAGCTCAGTGAGCATCATACTCttgggctttcagccttgaactTGGACAGTGGCACAGAGGTGCCAACCCTGACCCCTTCTGATCTGATCTCCCAGATGCCTTCCCTCTCTGTCTTGTCTGTATGCACAGAAGAATCATCACCTCCAAGTACAGGTCCCACGGTAAGCCTTTTAAATCCCCCTAAATTAAAGCTCCAAAGATTTCTGAATTCTACTTGGCAGTTCCCGCTTCACATTCTTCTTTTCGAGGTTTAGGACAGGATGGGGCAGGGCCAGATTGACCTTGCTTATAGAATATGTGGAATTCTGGTTGTTTCCTGAGGACAGGGGTTGTCAGCTTTGCACCTGGCCTGGGTACTGTTGGCTTGTTCCTCACTGCATCTTTGTGGTCTTTTCCTTTGAAAAGGCAATGTATGTCATGTGAATGGTGTTTTCCAGCCTaatcaatttgttcttttctgtgcTGCCATGTCTTGTGTTCGAATTTTTTGAAGGGCATtctttctttgtacatttttactttttcctattacctttcttgatttttttttaaggttgctTGGCACTCCTcgttctctcttctccctgcccctctctgtccATCTCATTCTGCCCTGAAGTTTGGTTCTTGTGTGTACCATGGTTTGGCTAATTTGGGGTTATGTTTCTTCAGATTGGGTGGTGCCTCAGTAACTGAGAGAGAGTTTGTATTGGAAGTCCAAGCAAatggtagaaattatttttaaacctgCAGGTTTTACTTATacaattcctttgtttttttgctcACTTCTAAGAGTTGTGCAGTTTTCTccgaagggagggagagaaggaggttGGAACTCAGCTTTAGTGTTGAAGGATGCATGGGTACAGAAGTCACATTTTGTATCCTCTTGAAAACCTGATTTTGTCATAAGCAAAAAAGTTGGCATATACAGCGAGGTTACTTTATTTGTCACAAAGTATACGCTTAGCTCTTGATGTGGTTGTTTCAGCAGCACAGAGCAATACATCATTGCATTCGAGAACAGAAATCAGAGAAGTCCAAGAACCTTTTGCTACACTAGGTCACAGATTTTTTGAATGACAGCATACCAAGACAGTATTTAGCGTCAGAAAGGAGCCTGATTGGTGGGCTGTCTGTCAGAGAGCGGAACAAGCCTGCTGTTAGCTGTAGAAAGGTGAGCCTTGGCCTGCCTACAAGAGTGCAAGGTCCCAGCGGTAGCATTCTTGGTAGATGATTGTCTCTGTGTGAGTGCTTCCATTGTCAGAGAGCTCCCTGCTGCTTATCAGCGTTGTGGACCTTGGCCCGGATAAACTCCATAGAGTGCATCACACGAGAGTCACCTCCAGGATGGGCTTCGGTGCTAATCCCTCCTGGTCTCTTGGGCTCTGGTCAGCAAGATGCTCCTTGTCATGACTCACTATATGCTCTAGAGAAATTAAAAGCACTCTGGGAAGGATTAGGGATCCTCAGCCAACACTCTCTACCCCCCACAGAGAGTAAGAGTAACCATTTAGCCATCAAAGCCGATGAACTAATGGCAGAGGTCCTTCTCAAACCAGAACACTGCTCACCCTTTGATCCAGCTGATGGTGGAGTTTCTTTTGGGCCCATGTATCCCAAGGTGCAAAGGGACTTGCTGCCTTCAAGGGGCAGCTGTAAACGTAGCTGGAGTTCTGGTGTTCTTTGAAGGAAGTCGTGACCCTTACCCTTAGGGAGCAAAGCCTCGTATCCCCCGGCCCTCTGTCTTAGTGTGAGTCTTTAAGTCAGAAGGGAGAAGAACCTTTTTCAGTGGGAGCAGCACTTCTCTCCAGGGCAGTTAGTGACTTGAGGcagtgggggtaggggtggggagggtggtcAACCCGGCTGTATGTACACCCTTCACGTAGGAGCTCCCGAGGAGGTGTTCCTGGAATTTGGTTCTTCTTGGCTATTTTAGGCCCAGTATTTGGGTCTCATTTTTCGGATTTTGATTTCATGTTTTACTGTTTATATGAACTAATTTTAGAAGTTGTGGAATCACCTTGAGAGGAACAATCTCGCCATGTGCTGTTATTTGGAGTCCAGCATAGCCCTAGCCAGTGTCTCCTCCCACTGCCTCAGCCTTTCAGAGCCTCGCTCTGCTCACGGGTTAGGCTCGTGCTGCCTTTAGGTTCTCTTTCTCCAGGTTTAGAGACCTTCCTTACTCTTTCACAGTGACTGCCGCTAAATACTTTTGCATTTTCCCTTATACTTCTGAGTTCTGAATTTACTAATTATGGCCACTAAGCATAAGAGTAGTGCCAGTTtgcttttaaattctgttttaaataattttgacatACAGAATCTCTTAGCTTTGagaaattggcacctgagctaacaactgttaccaaccttctttttttttttttcctgctgcttctccccaaatccccccagtacatagttgtatgtttcagttgtgggtccttctagttgtggcacgtgggacgccgcctcagcgtggcctgacgagcagtgccgtgtccgcgcctaggatccgaaccagcgaaaccctgggccgccaaagcggagtgcgtgaacttaaccacttggcccggGGCTGGCCTCTCTCTTAGCTTTTAGGTGTTCAAATCTGTTGATCATTTCTTATGTTGCCATTGCTCTAATACTTACAAAGTCCTTCTTCTCTatctttagattttaaaaatgaatttatttttatacaagtAACACAAGCACATTTTAATGAAATCAAGTAACATTTAAAAGCAGCTCCCTGTCTCACCTGTCTGCAGCTCCAGTCTTGCTTCCCATAGTCATGCACTTTTAACTCTCTAAGGTATTTCTGCtaggatttttctgtttctaaataaAATGCTTATATTGCTTTTTTTGAAATGTATCAATTTTAGGTAGTTTTATCCTTCCTGGAATAGTAGTTGAGGATTTAGCTCATAATagcccctcctccaccttctgGTATCTCCCATCATATTGATATCACAGATTTTGGGTAAATTGATGTTCCTGTTCACATTGTTATGATTGGTAAATATTTACTGCCAAGTTCAGATAGTATGCTGTGATTccctttttctttgcttatttctcaTAATTAAACTGCCCCATTAAAAAATTTTGCATAGTTTCTTTATACCTATTGCTAATTTTGTCCAAATGCTCCAAGAGAGCTATCAAAGACCTAACGGTAATTTTCCCAAACACATTCAGACGTATTGGTTAGCCTGTCAGTTTTTGAGTCCTTGAATATCcagaaaatgtcttaattttgccCTTGTATATGAATAATAGTTTGGCTAGGTTTACGTTTCTTAgttgaaaatcattttcctttcatAA
The DNA window shown above is from Equus asinus isolate D_3611 breed Donkey chromosome 23, EquAss-T2T_v2, whole genome shotgun sequence and carries:
- the UBAP1 gene encoding ubiquitin-associated protein 1 isoform X2; protein product: MYDFSLEKKTIEWAEDIKKIQEAQREAERKAEEAEAKMNSKSGPEGDSKMSFSKTHSTATMPPPINPILASLQHNSILTPTRVSSSATKQKVLSPPHTKADFNPADFECEEDPFDNLELKTIDEKEELRNILVGTTGPIMAQLLDSNLPRGGSGSVLQDEEVLASLERATLDFKPLHKPNGFITLPQLGNCEKMSLSSKVSLPPIPAVSNIKSLSFPKLDSDDSSQKTAKLASTFHSTSCLRSGTFQNSLKPSTQSSATELSEHHTLGLSALNLDSGTEVPTLTPSDLISQMPSLSVLSVCTEESSPPSTGPTVTPPNFSVSQVPNTTTCPQAYSELQMLSPSERQCVETVVNMGYSYECVLRAMKKKGENIEQILDYLFAHGQLCEKGFDPILVEEALEMHQCSEEKMMEFLQLMSKFKEMGFELKDIKEVLLLHNNDQDNALEDLMARAGAS
- the UBAP1 gene encoding ubiquitin-associated protein 1 isoform X1, with protein sequence MASKKLGADFHGTFSYLDDVPFKIGDKFKTPAKVGLPIGFSLPDCLQVVREVQYDFSLEKKTIEWAEDIKKIQEAQREAERKAEEAEAKMNSKSGPEGDSKMSFSKTHSTATMPPPINPILASLQHNSILTPTRVSSSATKQKVLSPPHTKADFNPADFECEEDPFDNLELKTIDEKEELRNILVGTTGPIMAQLLDSNLPRGGSGSVLQDEEVLASLERATLDFKPLHKPNGFITLPQLGNCEKMSLSSKVSLPPIPAVSNIKSLSFPKLDSDDSSQKTAKLASTFHSTSCLRSGTFQNSLKPSTQSSATELSEHHTLGLSALNLDSGTEVPTLTPSDLISQMPSLSVLSVCTEESSPPSTGPTVTPPNFSVSQVPNTTTCPQAYSELQMLSPSERQCVETVVNMGYSYECVLRAMKKKGENIEQILDYLFAHGQLCEKGFDPILVEEALEMHQCSEEKMMEFLQLMSKFKEMGFELKDIKEVLLLHNNDQDNALEDLMARAGAS